In Zingiber officinale cultivar Zhangliang chromosome 1A, Zo_v1.1, whole genome shotgun sequence, a genomic segment contains:
- the LOC122009896 gene encoding protein indeterminate-domain 16-like, translating to MLSLPPPALPPPPGGGATDLPSLNAAKKKRRPAGTPDPEAEVVSLSPRTLMESDRYVCEICKQGFQRDQNLQMHRRRHKVPWKLVRRPEGGGGGGGGSSATGRKRVFVCPEPSCLHHDPRHALGDLVGIKKHFRRKHSGRREWACARCAKAYAVLSDFKAHLKICGTRGHSCDCGRVFSRVESFIEHQNMCAAGRAQAERRLPPAPVLISSATSSSDTSAAGGYGYIELLQLMPPSTSGFTRPKAPTSPAAPTEKTEECSKAIVLQLSLGPTPSAVKNGEAAEQEADQVDEARKQARRQLEVAEWELERARRIRQQAEAELGRARAARNCAVEQANATLLQVTCCACKQQCFMATAAAAAEENSFMVSSSVVTEGEEEIQPPNNYKDNNGQLGDN from the exons ATGTTAAGCCTTCCGCCGCCCGCCCTTCCGCCGCCACCTGGAGGCGGCGCCACAGATCTACCATCCTTAAACGCCGCCAAGAAAAAGCGACGGCCGGCCGGAACTCCTG atcctgAAGCAGAGGTGGTGTCGCTGTCGCCGAGGACGCTGATGGAGTCGGATCGGTACGTGTGCGAGATCTGCAAGCAGGGGTTTCAGCGGGACCAGAACCTGCAGATGCACCGGCGCCGGCACAAGGTGCCGTGGAAGCTGGTGCGGCGGccggaaggaggaggaggaggcggcggaggCTCGTCGGCGACGGGGAGGAAGCGGGTGTTCGTGTGTCCGGAGCCTAGCTGCCTGCACCACGATCCGCGGCACGCGCTGGGGGATCTAGTCGGAATCAAGAAGCACTTCCGGCGAAAGCACAGCGGGAGGCGGGAGTGGGCCTGCGCCCGCTGCGCCAAGGCCTACGCCGTCCTCTCCGACTTCAAGGCCCACCTCAAGATCTGCGGCACCCGCGGCCACTCCTGCGACTGCGGCCGCGTCTTCTCCAG AGTGGAGAGCTTCATCGAGCACCAAAACATGTGCGCCGCCGGACGAGCTCAGGCCGAGCGTCGACTGCCGCCGGCGCCGGTACTCATCTCCTCCGCAACCTCCAGCAGCGACACCTCCGCCGCCGGAGGTTATGGGTACATCGAGCTCCTGCAGCTCATGCCCCCTTCCACCTCGGGCTTCACTCGACCCAAGGCCCCGACGTCCCCTGCGGCGCCAACGGAGAAAACAGAGGAGTGCTCCAAGGCCATTGTTCTACAGCTCTCCCTCGGCCCTACTCCGTCGGCCGTCAAGAACGGTGAGGCAGCGGAGCAGGAAGCGGATCAGGTCGATGAGGCGAGGAAACAGGCGCGGAGGCAGCTGGAGGTGGCGGAGTGGGAGCTGGAACGGGCGCGGAGGATCCGGCAACAAGCGGAGGCGGAGCTCGGCCGGGCGCGCGCCGCCCGGAACTGCGCCGTCGAGCAAGCAAACGCGACTCTACTTCAGGTCACCTGCTGCGCGTGCAAGCAGCAGTGCTTCATGgcaacggcggcggcggcggcggaggagaaCTCGTTCATGGTGTCGTCGTCGGTGGTGACCGAGGGCGAAGAGGAGATCCAGCCACCGAATAATTATAAAGATAATAATGGACAATTAGGAGATAATTAA